ATCATCCACTGAATCAATTTCTATATTTACGAATGCAGTTCCGCATTCGTCGGGATCGGTATCGGCACAAATGGTATATTCAAAAATATCATCACCCGCGTAATTTGCATTTGGCGTGTATATGATCCAATCATTCGCATCATCAATTGTTGCCAATCCGTGAACAGGCGGAATAGAAATAAAAATATAAATGTCAGATTCCAGTGTAAGATTTATATCATTTGACTTCACATCAAAAACAGCTCCTTCATAGTCTTCGATTATATTGTAGGAATCATCTCCGGTAATCCAAAGCTGGGCTTTCGAAACAAATACGAAAGACATAAACAATACTACCAAAAGTGCAGATCTCAACTCACTTCGTTTAATCATCATCCAAAAATAGAAATTTATTCTTCAATTAAAAACGGATATCGGTAATCAGTTGGTGGATTAAAGGTCTCTTTTATAGATCTCGGAGATACCCAACGCAACAGATTGAGGATGGAACCTGCTTTATCATTGGTTCCTGAGGCACGAGCGCCGCCAAATGGCTGTTGTCCTACTACAGCTCCCGTTGGTTTATCATTTATGTAAAAATTACCGGCTGCGTGACGCAATTTGTTTGTCGCGGTAATAATTTCATACCTGTCCTGAGAAAAAATTGCTCCTGTTAAGGCGTAAGGCGAGGTGGTGTTCACAATATCGAGCGTTTCTTCCCATTTATTCTCATCGTATACATAAACAGTAAGCACCGGTCCAAAAATCTCCTCGCACATGCTTCGGTATTTTGCATCTTTTGCAAGTATTACCGTAGGTTCAATAAAATATCCTTTTGATTTATCAAAATTTCCACCCGCAACAATCTCCAAACCATCCTCCTTTGCTTTAGTTATATAGCCGGAGATGGTGTCAAATGCTTTTTCGTCAATAACAGCATTTATAAAATTAGAGAAGTCGTCAATAACTCCCATTTTCATACTTGCGAGGTCTGCCTGCACGTATTTTTTTACTTCAGGCCAGAGGTTTGAAGGAATATAGGCTCTACTGGCCGCCGAACATTTTTGCCCTTGAAACTCAAATGCACCGCGACTCATTGCTGTTGCAAGTGCGTTTGGATGTGCACTTTTATGAGCAATTATAAAATCTTTACCGCCGGTTTCTCCCACAATTCGAGGGTAGGTTTTATACAGTGCTATATTTTCGCCAATAGTGGTCCATATCGTTCTAAAAACCGAAGTTGATCCTGTAAAATGTATTCCGGCAAAATCCGGATGCGAAAAAATTACCTTTCCGGCTTCAGTACCACTCACATGTACAAGATTTATCACTCCATCAGGCAATCCGGCTTCCCGTAAAATTTCCATAATAACCCATGCGGAATAGATCTGGGTGTTAGATGTTTTCCAAACTACTGTATTTCCCATCATTGCCGGAGCAGTGGGCAAATTACCTCCAATACTGGTAAAATTGAAGGGTGTTAAGGCAAAAACAAATCCTTCCAAAGCCCTGTGTTCCATACGATTCCACATCCCGGCACCACTTTCCGGTTGGTCAGTATACACCTTGGTCATGAACTCTACATTAAATCTCCAAAAGTCGATCAACTCACAGGCAGCATCAATTTCCGCCTGAAAACAATTTTTGCTTTGAGCAAGCATTGTTGCTGCATTCATTTTATATCTGTAGGGTCCTGTAAGAAGGTCGGCAGCCTTTAAAAAAATGGCAGCTCTTTGCTCCCAGGGCGTATTTTCCCACTGAAGCTTTGCTTTTAAGGCAGCATCTATAGCCATTTTTACGTGACTTTCATCTCCTTTATGATATACACCCAGTGTATGCGCTAATTCATGTGGCGGATGGATAGCGATCGTTTTACCGGTTCTCACCTCTTTTCCATCGATAAACATAGGAATATCAACCGTTCTGGACTTAAGTTCGGTGATTGCTTCTTTTAATAATTTTCGCTCAGTAGTGCCGGGAGCGTAACTTTTTACCGGTTCATTAAGTGCCTTTGGGACGTGAAAAAATGCGTTCGACATGATTTATTTTGTAGTAAGATGTAAAGATAATTGACAATTGACAATTGATAATTGATAATTGACAATTGAGAATTGAGAATTGAGAATTTGAACAGCCGCTGCGTCGATCACTGCATGTTTCAGTTCGGGGTTCTGACATGTAGTAGATCTCCTGCGTCGATCACTACATGTTTCAGTTCTGAGTTCTGGGTTCTGAGTTCTGAGTTCTGGGTTAACTCACTACTGACCATTCACTACTTACCCATAGGTTATAAAACGAACGATAATTTTTAGGTTGACCAACTCATTACTCATTACTCATTACTCATTACTCATTCAAAGCGATGTAGAAACTTAATTTCGAAGCAAAATCTTGCTCGCGAAGACCTGCGACTGTGACTGTGACTGGACCTAAATTCTATCAACCCCAACAATAAAAAATAAACCCTTAAAAAAGGAGTTTATTTTTTACATGACCTAAGGCTGTGTGTGGTGATTTTCATGTTAAATTAAGTTGGGGGTTAAATTGAACATGGAAATAGCAGAACTTTTCATACTCGAAAAACAGAAAATGAAATGTGACATAAAAATAATCTGTTGGAAATAAGTTTCTGTTAAACAGGTGCCAAAACCCCGCTAAAAACAAATTGTTATGATAAGTGTATCAAAATTGCTGATAAGTGTTAAACCATAAATGGGTGGTGATAAAGAAAAATCTTAAATAAAGCCACTGAACCATTATTTTAAGAAGGTGTTTTACTGATAAAAGGCCTTATCTTTAGTGCCCAATAAAGTAAATATGCGTTTTAAGATAATAGTATTAAACCTCTCTTTTTTATTTTTACTGCCGTCGTTTGGGCAGATCACGATAATAGATACCATAGAAAGTGGAGGGCTGGAGCGGAATTATCGTTTATATATCCCCACAGCCTACGATGGATCTGAACCAGTTCCGTTGGTTTTGAATTTACATGGTTACACCAGCGATGCTTTTGGACAAGATCTTTATGCAAATTTTCGGGTGATTGCAGATACGGCAAATTTTTTAATTGTATTGCCAAATGGAACTTTGGATGGAATTGGCAATCGTTATTGGAATTGTTTTACTGAAAAAGGAATTGGAGTGGATGATGTTGCATTTTTAAGTGATCTTATTGACAGTATTTCTGCAAATTATAATGTTGATGCAAATCGTATTTACAGCACCGGAATGAGTAATGGTGGATTTATGAGTCATGCCCTTGCATGTGAATTAAGTAATAAAATTGCAGCCATCGCAAGTGTTGCCGGAAGTATAGATGAAGACAGATTACCGGCTTGTGATCCACAACATCCCATGCCTGTGATGCAAATACATGGTACAGCAGATGATGTGGTACCTTATGAAGGAAATCCTGATTTTATACCTGTAGAATCTGTAATTGATTACTGGACCAATTTTAATAATTGTGATGAGGCTGCTGAATTTACTGCTATAGAGGACATAGTTCCTTCCGATTCCTGTACTGCAGAACATTTTGTTTATGGTGGTTGTAATAAGAATATCAATGTGGAATTATATAAAATTATTGATGGCGGACATACCTGGCCGGGAACAGCGCTTACTTTTCTTGGAGTAACCAATCTCGACATAAATGCATGTAAAGAAATATGGTATTTTTTCAGTCGCTATAGGTTGGATGAATTAACTTCAGTACAACCTGATCTTACATCCCCAAAAAATAATATTATAATTCAACCTAATCCGGCTTCAGAATTAATTAATATTAATATATCGAATAATGAATTAATTAATTCGATAATATTATATGATATTAAGGGGAGAAAAATATTGACATTGGAAAATCTCCAAATACTCAATTATACATTACAAATTAATGATTATGCGAATGGAACCTACTTTATACAAGTAATTGGCAAGGAATTTAATTCTACCGTTTCATTCATAAAAGAATGAAATTATTATTCCATTTTGCGAACACAAACCATATTATAATAATCTACTTTCTGCACATCGTACCAGGTACCGTTGTAGGTATATAACGAAACCGCCTGAGTACCGGAAGCTTCGGTGGATGTCCATAAGGTCATGCTACCAGACCATCCGAATTTATCAATATTAAGGTATATTAATTCCGCCTCATTTTTAGCAGGCAGATACCAATTATCAAAACCTCCTGCAATGCTGTTATCACACACTTTAGCGGCGTAATCTCTTCCCTCATATCCCGAATTATCACCAACTGCCAACAATATTGCCTTTGAATTGAGCGCTCCATCCTTTTCACTTTTTGCCGGCAAACCTATCTCATCATATCCTCCCCATTGAATTTTTTCATTAGCCGTGAGATCAAGCACTTGATATTTAGTATCACCTTTTTCAATAGTAACAATGTTTTGTGCCTGGCTGAAAACAGGTGAAAATAACACGAAGGATAGGGTAATAATGGAATTTTTCATAACATTTTTTTTATAAAGATATAAAAAAATAGAAAGCAACAAATTTTTTTATTACTGAACTTCAATCCTCTTATCTTTATGTTATGGATGAGAATAATTACCTGGAGATCAACAGAGAACTCTGGAACAAAAGAACGGGTGTACATTACCACAGCGAATTCTATGGAGTAAAAACCTTTTTGGAAGGAAAAAGCACCTTGAATAAAATTGAACTGGATCTTGTTGGAGATGTAAAGGGAAAAACATTGTTACATCTTCAATGCCATTTCGGAATGGATACCTTAAGTTTTGCCAGAATGGGAGCTGAAGTTACCGGAATCGATCTAAGTGACGAGGCAATAAATAAAGCAAATGAACTAAAACAAAAATCCGGTTTAAATGGTAATTTTATTTGCTGCGATCTTTATGAAACACGTAAACATTTAAAAGAAAAATTTGATATAGTTTTTACCAGTTACGGAACCATAGGTTGGTTGCCCGATCTTAATAAATGGGCAGAAATAATTGCCGATAGTTTAAAACCCGGAGGCATATTTATTTTCGCAGAATTTCATCCGGTTTATTGGATGTATGATAATGCAGTTTCAAAAATTGAATATTCTTATTTCAAAAATAAAGATATTATTGAAGAAGAAAAAAATACCTATGCCGATAAAGATGCTGTTATTGAATTAAAATCAATAAGCTGGAATCACAGTTTACATGAAAGTATTTCTGCTTTGTTGAACCATGGATTAATTTTAGAAAAATTTGAAGAATTTGATCATTCGCCTTATAATATTTATCAAAATGCGGTGGAGGTTGGGGAGAATAAATTTCAGATAAAGGGGTTGGAGGGGATGATGCCTTTGGTATTTGCACTTCGTGCAAAAATGAAAGAATGAAAAAAAAGGGGAACGCGGATGACGCGAATTTAGCGGATTTAAAGGGATAAAAAATGAAGGAATGAATGAATAAAAAAATGGGGAATCCGCCAGTGGGCGGACAGGCGCGGATGACGCGGATTGGGCGGATTTAAAGGGGATAAAAAAGAAAGAATGAAAGAATTAAAGAATGAAAGAATGAAGGAATGAAAAATGAATAATTCACACCAAATTAATTGTTAATATAAATTTTTTTAATCAGTTCCTTTTTATTGGAAGTTAATTTAACGAAATAAAAATTTGCAGGTTGATTAAGAACAAAATTTGAAAACTTTTCTTGAACAGAATTCGAATAAATTTCTTTTCCGGTAATATCATAAACGGATACTTTTACTTCAGCATCCAATTCATTCAAATTTATATAAATGATATTTTCAAAACTATAAACATTAGCATTTAAAGTATTTATTTCGGAAATTGAAACGGTTGTTGTATCGCCTATTATATCTCCTGCATGGATACCAACATCGCATTTTGTTTCGTATGCAAAATCTTTTATTACTAGCTCCTTTCCAAAATCTTTTACATCACATCGCATCCACCCATAGTGAAAGCAATTAACAGTATCTTCAAAATAGAAACCAAGATAACGATCTGTTACTTCGGGATACCAACGACCTCCAAATGGCCAGTAGGAACTATATTCTCCTCTAAATCTGAAAGCCATGAATTGATATCCATCAAATTGAAAATTCATATTTTCATCGATCATTTCATTAAAAAGAACGGCGTATGGATAGTAATTGGTGGTAGCTCCATAAGAGGGGCTAATTGTATTCATTGTGCCAGCAATTTGATTGCCAAACTGCTCAGGTCCAACAATTTGCGCACTAAAATGAGAGGTAATATAACCTGACGAATATGTTGTCTTTAAAAATGAAAATGATCTTCTTAAAAAAGCGAAATCAATTACTCCATCGTTGTTCAAATCAACTATAAAAGTTTCTAGTTCCTGATCAATTAATGTGTCCGGGCTAATGTCAGTATACACTGCCTCACTATCAGCTTCTTTTAGCAAGAGGAAACTCACAGCGAAGGTGGAATATTGCAATAATCTGTTATTAGATTTCAAGTTTTTTGTTTTATAAATTGTATTTTCAGTTTTCTTCCATTTTCACTTAAGTGCATATTTATTTCTGAATTTAGCAGATACTGAGGAAATAGAAATTTAAATTGGGTTTTGCAACCTCCCAAAAAACAACAAATTATTTAACAATCATCCACTAAAGCCCAACCTACCTTTTAACTCTGCACTTAATTCGGGTAATTTATTTCTCTCCATTAGAAAACTGGAAAGTATTGCAAAATCTTTAAAAATATAATGTTTATTTAAAGCACCTTGCAAATATTCTTTTCCCGAGCTTCCACCGGTACCAACGCGGGAGCCTATCATACGGTGCACCATGTTGATATGACGGAAACGCCAGGTGGCAAGTTGTTCATCTATATCCAATAAATTTTGCATTAACTGAAATGGCATTTGTAAAATGGGATAACCGCGATACAAAGAAATAAATAAAGCGTTGCGCATTGCTTCAGAGCTCAATGCAGTGTGTTCACTTTTTGTGTTACTCAAAAAAACATCCTCAAAA
The genomic region above belongs to Bacteroidota bacterium and contains:
- a CDS encoding T9SS type A sorting domain-containing protein; translation: MRFKIIVLNLSFLFLLPSFGQITIIDTIESGGLERNYRLYIPTAYDGSEPVPLVLNLHGYTSDAFGQDLYANFRVIADTANFLIVLPNGTLDGIGNRYWNCFTEKGIGVDDVAFLSDLIDSISANYNVDANRIYSTGMSNGGFMSHALACELSNKIAAIASVAGSIDEDRLPACDPQHPMPVMQIHGTADDVVPYEGNPDFIPVESVIDYWTNFNNCDEAAEFTAIEDIVPSDSCTAEHFVYGGCNKNINVELYKIIDGGHTWPGTALTFLGVTNLDINACKEIWYFFSRYRLDELTSVQPDLTSPKNNIIIQPNPASELININISNNELINSIILYDIKGRKILTLENLQILNYTLQINDYANGTYFIQVIGKEFNSTVSFIKE
- a CDS encoding T9SS type A sorting domain-containing protein, which translates into the protein MKSNNRLLQYSTFAVSFLLLKEADSEAVYTDISPDTLIDQELETFIVDLNNDGVIDFAFLRRSFSFLKTTYSSGYITSHFSAQIVGPEQFGNQIAGTMNTISPSYGATTNYYPYAVLFNEMIDENMNFQFDGYQFMAFRFRGEYSSYWPFGGRWYPEVTDRYLGFYFEDTVNCFHYGWMRCDVKDFGKELVIKDFAYETKCDVGIHAGDIIGDTTTVSISEINTLNANVYSFENIIYINLNELDAEVKVSVYDITGKEIYSNSVQEKFSNFVLNQPANFYFVKLTSNKKELIKKIYINN
- the pruA gene encoding L-glutamate gamma-semialdehyde dehydrogenase, which produces MSNAFFHVPKALNEPVKSYAPGTTERKLLKEAITELKSRTVDIPMFIDGKEVRTGKTIAIHPPHELAHTLGVYHKGDESHVKMAIDAALKAKLQWENTPWEQRAAIFLKAADLLTGPYRYKMNAATMLAQSKNCFQAEIDAACELIDFWRFNVEFMTKVYTDQPESGAGMWNRMEHRALEGFVFALTPFNFTSIGGNLPTAPAMMGNTVVWKTSNTQIYSAWVIMEILREAGLPDGVINLVHVSGTEAGKVIFSHPDFAGIHFTGSTSVFRTIWTTIGENIALYKTYPRIVGETGGKDFIIAHKSAHPNALATAMSRGAFEFQGQKCSAASRAYIPSNLWPEVKKYVQADLASMKMGVIDDFSNFINAVIDEKAFDTISGYITKAKEDGLEIVAGGNFDKSKGYFIEPTVILAKDAKYRSMCEEIFGPVLTVYVYDENKWEETLDIVNTTSPYALTGAIFSQDRYEIITATNKLRHAAGNFYINDKPTGAVVGQQPFGGARASGTNDKAGSILNLLRWVSPRSIKETFNPPTDYRYPFLIEE
- a CDS encoding class I SAM-dependent methyltransferase: MDENNYLEINRELWNKRTGVHYHSEFYGVKTFLEGKSTLNKIELDLVGDVKGKTLLHLQCHFGMDTLSFARMGAEVTGIDLSDEAINKANELKQKSGLNGNFICCDLYETRKHLKEKFDIVFTSYGTIGWLPDLNKWAEIIADSLKPGGIFIFAEFHPVYWMYDNAVSKIEYSYFKNKDIIEEEKNTYADKDAVIELKSISWNHSLHESISALLNHGLILEKFEEFDHSPYNIYQNAVEVGENKFQIKGLEGMMPLVFALRAKMKE